A genomic segment from Enoplosus armatus isolate fEnoArm2 chromosome 12, fEnoArm2.hap1, whole genome shotgun sequence encodes:
- the zfp36l2 gene encoding mRNA decay activator protein ZFP36L2 isoform X2: protein MKEGVRQQTWGKEMSATVLSAFYDMDMLYKVKQDKSINMNALHINSMLDKKAVGAPVTTPGSGGSFTPGFFRRNSTSNVEAMNNGNKYSMGSYGSLKENTPSSNSSATALMNKENKFRDRAYSESGDRGVLQQKTGSQINSTRYKTELCRPFEENGSCKYGEKCQFAHGYHELRSLSRHPKYKTEPCRTFHTIGFCPYGPRCHFIHNADERRPAPAANANVQAGEPRSARELCGYGHREVLPPQQLGYTQRDRPKLHHSLSFSGFSTHHGLESPLLDSPTSRTPPPPTTASSCTSVSSFYEEVLSPNSMSCINSAFSFPGQDLKALLAPLAVHTPSGYANNHSTGAYYGNMQSSVCPPSPPTYNMSHLQALRRLSESPVFEPPPSPPDSLSDRESYASGSLSSSGSLSGSESPSLDAGRRLPIFSRLSISDD from the exons ATGAAAGAGGGAGTGCGGCAGCAAACTTGGGGAAAAGAGATGTCTGCGACCGTCTTGTCTGCTTTCTACGACATGGACATGCTTTACAAGGTAAAA CAAGATAAAAGCATAAACATGAACGCCCTCCACATCAACAGCATGCTGGACAAGAAGGCGGTGGGGGCTCCGGTCACGACTCCGGGCTCCGGCGGCTCCTTCACGCCGGGATTTTTCCGCAGAAACTCGACCAGCAACGTGGAGGCGATGAACAACGGCAACAAATACTCGATGGGCTCCTACGGCAGCCTGAAGGAGAACACGCcgagcagcaacagcagcgcCACGGCCCTCATGAACAAGGAGAACAAGTTCCGCGACCGCGCTTACAGCGAGAGCGGGGACCGGGGCGTGCTGCAGCAGAAGACCGGCTCTCAGATCAACTCCACCCGCTACAAGACCGAGCTGTGCCGGCCATTCGAGGAGAACGGGTCGTGCAAGTACGGGGAGAAATGTCAGTTCGCTCACGGCTACCACGAGTTGAGGAGCTTGTCCCGCCACCCTAAATACAAAACGGAGCCATGCCGCACCTTCCACACCATCGGTTTCTGCCCATACGGCCCCCGGTGTCACTTTATCCACAACGCCGACGAGCGCCGGCCCGCTCCGGCCGCCAACGCCAACGTGCAGGCGGGGGAGCCCAGGTCGGCCCGCGAGCTGTGCGGCTACGGCCACAGGGAGGTCCTGCCGCCGCAGCAGCTCGGCTACACCCAGAGGGACAGACCAAAGCTTCACCACAGCCTCAGCTTCTCCGGCTTCTCCACCCACCACGGACTCGAGTCTCCCCTGCTCGACAGCCCCACGTCCAGGACCCCGCCGCCACCCACCACCgcctcctcctgcacctccgTCTCCAGCTTCTACGAGGAGGTGCTCTCTCCCAACTCCATGTCCTGCATCAACAGTGCCTTCTCCTTCCCCGGGCAGGACTTAAAGGCCTTGCTGGCCCCCCTGGCCGTGCACACCCCCAGCGGCTACGCCAACAACCACTCCACCGGTGCCTACTACGGGAACATGCAGAGCAGCGTGTGCCCGCCCTCCCCTCCGACCTACAACATGAGCCACTTGCAGGCGCTGCGCCGCCTCAGCGAGTCGCCGGTGTTCGAGCCTCCTCCCAGCCCGCCAGACTCGCTCTCTGACCGGGAGAGCTACGCGAGCGGGTCCCTCAGCTCTTCCGGGAGCCTCAGCGGCTCCGAGTCCCCGAGTCTGGACGCTGGAAGGCGTTTGCCAATCTTCAGCAGGCTGTCGATTTCAGACGActaa
- the zfp36l2 gene encoding mRNA decay activator protein ZFP36L2 isoform X1: MKEGVRQQTWGKEMSATVLSAFYDMDMLYKQDKSINMNALHINSMLDKKAVGAPVTTPGSGGSFTPGFFRRNSTSNVEAMNNGNKYSMGSYGSLKENTPSSNSSATALMNKENKFRDRAYSESGDRGVLQQKTGSQINSTRYKTELCRPFEENGSCKYGEKCQFAHGYHELRSLSRHPKYKTEPCRTFHTIGFCPYGPRCHFIHNADERRPAPAANANVQAGEPRSARELCGYGHREVLPPQQLGYTQRDRPKLHHSLSFSGFSTHHGLESPLLDSPTSRTPPPPTTASSCTSVSSFYEEVLSPNSMSCINSAFSFPGQDLKALLAPLAVHTPSGYANNHSTGAYYGNMQSSVCPPSPPTYNMSHLQALRRLSESPVFEPPPSPPDSLSDRESYASGSLSSSGSLSGSESPSLDAGRRLPIFSRLSISDD, from the exons ATGAAAGAGGGAGTGCGGCAGCAAACTTGGGGAAAAGAGATGTCTGCGACCGTCTTGTCTGCTTTCTACGACATGGACATGCTTTACAAG CAAGATAAAAGCATAAACATGAACGCCCTCCACATCAACAGCATGCTGGACAAGAAGGCGGTGGGGGCTCCGGTCACGACTCCGGGCTCCGGCGGCTCCTTCACGCCGGGATTTTTCCGCAGAAACTCGACCAGCAACGTGGAGGCGATGAACAACGGCAACAAATACTCGATGGGCTCCTACGGCAGCCTGAAGGAGAACACGCcgagcagcaacagcagcgcCACGGCCCTCATGAACAAGGAGAACAAGTTCCGCGACCGCGCTTACAGCGAGAGCGGGGACCGGGGCGTGCTGCAGCAGAAGACCGGCTCTCAGATCAACTCCACCCGCTACAAGACCGAGCTGTGCCGGCCATTCGAGGAGAACGGGTCGTGCAAGTACGGGGAGAAATGTCAGTTCGCTCACGGCTACCACGAGTTGAGGAGCTTGTCCCGCCACCCTAAATACAAAACGGAGCCATGCCGCACCTTCCACACCATCGGTTTCTGCCCATACGGCCCCCGGTGTCACTTTATCCACAACGCCGACGAGCGCCGGCCCGCTCCGGCCGCCAACGCCAACGTGCAGGCGGGGGAGCCCAGGTCGGCCCGCGAGCTGTGCGGCTACGGCCACAGGGAGGTCCTGCCGCCGCAGCAGCTCGGCTACACCCAGAGGGACAGACCAAAGCTTCACCACAGCCTCAGCTTCTCCGGCTTCTCCACCCACCACGGACTCGAGTCTCCCCTGCTCGACAGCCCCACGTCCAGGACCCCGCCGCCACCCACCACCgcctcctcctgcacctccgTCTCCAGCTTCTACGAGGAGGTGCTCTCTCCCAACTCCATGTCCTGCATCAACAGTGCCTTCTCCTTCCCCGGGCAGGACTTAAAGGCCTTGCTGGCCCCCCTGGCCGTGCACACCCCCAGCGGCTACGCCAACAACCACTCCACCGGTGCCTACTACGGGAACATGCAGAGCAGCGTGTGCCCGCCCTCCCCTCCGACCTACAACATGAGCCACTTGCAGGCGCTGCGCCGCCTCAGCGAGTCGCCGGTGTTCGAGCCTCCTCCCAGCCCGCCAGACTCGCTCTCTGACCGGGAGAGCTACGCGAGCGGGTCCCTCAGCTCTTCCGGGAGCCTCAGCGGCTCCGAGTCCCCGAGTCTGGACGCTGGAAGGCGTTTGCCAATCTTCAGCAGGCTGTCGATTTCAGACGActaa